The following is a genomic window from Rhododendron vialii isolate Sample 1 chromosome 9a, ASM3025357v1.
AATTATATCGAATGCGTTTAAGAAGTCGTACTGTTTGTTGCTGTCGTCATAATCTTCGAGACCAAATAAATCATCGGAGCTGGTTTGGATATGTCGGTAGCCTTTTTTGAACCACGGGTCATCGATGATCTGGTCGACTGTGATGCGAGTGTTTGGATTTGAGTCCAGCAGACGATGAAGAAGCCGTTTGAGCTCAGGAGACATCCATTCAGGACACCGAAACTCGCCTTTGAAGATTTTACGATACAGCATTATTATATTCCGATCACTGAACGGAAAGTAACCGGCGTTCAAAGCGTAGAGTATGATTCCACATGACCAAATGTCCACCTTGGCGCCGTCGTATCCTTTATTCGCAAGGATCTCCGGCGCCAGGTAGGCAGGGGTCCCACAGAGCGTGTGGAGGAGGCCGTCGGGTTGGATTTGAGCCGTCACGGCGCTGAGTCCGAAATCGGTCACTTTCAGATTCAAATTCTCGTCTAAGAGGAGATTCTCGCCTTTCAAATCTCGATGGAAAACGCCTCGGGAGTGGCAGTAACCGAGAGCGGAGATCAGCTGCTGAAAATACTTGCGGCTGACATCTTCGCTCAACCGTCTTCCTTTGACTTTGGTCCACAACTCGCCTCCCTTGGCGAATTCAAGCACGAAGTAGATCTTCGTCTTCGTCGCCAAGACCTCCAAGATGTGAACGATGTGAGGGTGGTGCAGCCGATGCATGATAGAGATCTCACGCTTAACGTGCTCCGTTAAACCTCTTTTCAGCACGTTCTCCAGGCTCATGGCCTTGATCGCCACGCTCTGCCCCGTCTTGAGGTTCCGGGCGTGGTACACCTTCGCGTAGGCTCCTTGCCCGAGGAGCTTTCCTAACTCGTACTTTCCGAACAGGATTTTTTCTCGTACATTGCCGTGGTCATCCATAATCAGCCGCTCGAAATTCTCGGCAAAAAGTAAGGATGTTCAAGAGATACTTCTTTCACaagagaccgagagagagagagatgcggatcaaaaaaagagaaaaagagagagagagagagagagagagagagagagaatagaatcAAGTTAAGAGAAGAAATTCTAATGCTACAGGGCTAAGGTTTGGTGGGAGATAATTAAGGTGTTACTTTTTGCCTTTATTTTAGTCAACAAAGGGATGGAGCCGTCAACGTTCTTGTTATTGGCCGCGCAATTGTTTCCAGAAGACTTTTCCCTTTCTCAAACGTGTATTAACCAAGTTTACGAGACGTGTGGGACTTGGACCAATAGAGTCTGGTAAGCATTTACCATTCCTCATGGGTCTTATTTACGTAGCTATGTAGTTTAACTAGTTCTATTTTACATAGCTATCCTATCCTatcctatcttctttttttttccctttttttttgccaaaaatagTATGATAACCAGGAGGTTTAGATTTACAATCTTTTCACTCCAGTGTCCACAAACCACGATGGCGATCCTTGATCATCAGCCAGCATTTCGACAACCGGATGCCCAAAACCAACTAATGAAATTCCAACAAAAACCGGTAAGAAACAGGAGAGAAACACTTCACAAAAGGGAGGAGGTCTTCACAAATAGAGCCCATGTCAATCGTCCAGTCCAGATAACTAAAGCCTGACCGGAGAGGAAAGAAACTAAatgaaaatcagaaaaaaaaaccaaaaaacctaaggaaaaaaaaggaaaatctcATAATCAAAACACAACCATCCAACGCTCCCACTCCGACAAACCAAGCACGCACCAAACGGACATAGTCAACCACATCCGCAAACTCCTAACCACTTCTCTTGGAATCAAACTTGCCAATGAAAACTGCATCCACTCGGATTCTTTAAAATTCTCAACAAATAGTAATCACCAATTAATTACTTCTATTTTGGGAAGTCTTATCTTCTAAGGATGTTCAACAACTAGAAGTTCTGATACGTGACGCTTAGATGATACTTCTTCACAGAGAGAATAtaactttgtttggaacttgtggaaaagaaaggaagaagagagagagagagaggggaaataTAAAGAAAGCGTCTTCTCTTGTTTGATCGTAGAAAGAAAATAATAGGAAATTACGAGGAAAATTCACAAATGAATTTCTCTGGTTTTGGTtcaagagaaaaatagaaaagaaagaaaaattttgAACTACCTTTTCCTTTatggctccgttcagttgttgTAGAAAAAGTAAAgtgattgaagagaaaaaataaatttatacttttgtgtgtgttctcttgaaaagaatcttgcaaaaaaactagaatttctttattttggcAAGATCTATTTTGCGAAAAACTGTTTTCTAATTAGAAAGTTGAAGCTGTGggttatataaattttttggtAACTGAATACACAGAAAGTTAAAGAAAAACtgattttttcattatttttcattatttccGTGCAAGGGCATATAAATTCAAAAGTTAGTTGCTTCCACCATCCAAATCCAGAAGCTTCCCTTTCCTTAGCCGTTCCCCTTTCTAGAGCGTTCCTTTccattctattttctttttcttttccttaaaaTAGGAAGCAAGCGAccattaaggaaaaaaatttattttattttctttcctccAGTTTtttctaagttccaaacaaagcataagagACTCTGGAGGTTGAAGAAAAAGTTCTGAAGCTGCCGGGGCTAGGGATTTTTTGTGATCATTTTAAAGTTAATTTCTCTAAAGAGCATCTCTAACCCATCTCTAAAACACTAAAATGGAGAATGTATATGACATATTGAAGGGAGATTTTGTGCATTTATAGTTtcactttttgcactttatgaGGATTTATGACGGAGCCATTGTACCTTTTAGATATTTGGGTCTCCAAATTGTCTTTGGTTCTCCAACTATGGAGACCCTAAtctaattttggagaaaaaatctctaaaaaatatGATGAATCCCTTTTATATCCTCAGTTAGTATTTTTGGCCCCTGATGAAAGGAGTAGTTTAATTTTATTGATATAATGGCTTTTATTTTTGATTGTTTAACTCTGAAAGAATCCCTTTTTTCCTGTGAGTTTGGTTTTGTTAAATGTGATTGTAATCGGGTTGCACATTGTTGTGATCAAAAGGCTCTTTTGAATGGTTGGTCTGATTTGTGGACTTCTATTTTGCCCCATAGAGTTTCCAACTGTTCGATGTTTAGACTTTTATGCCTTTCAAATTAATAACACTTCTcttcttttataaaaaaaaaatggaaggagtAGTTTATTAATACAAGGTAACTTATCCACAAGGAAGAGCATAGGAACATTAGGGGTCACTTCCATCCATACATCAAAATCTACGTCAAACGGTACATTCTCAGCCACAGGGTGTGCTACCCAGCTATCGATTTTTTGCGCTTAATTGTATTCAAGCTTCTTGAACCAAGTAGCAATAGCATCGGCCCCGATCGGGGCCTCAAAGCTTAAAAAATCGACTCAAAAGGAGTGAAGAACTCGACCTGCAGCACTCCTTCCAACATCACTTCCGAGTTCCGCCTGATACAAACTCCAGGAACAACCTCCCTCGCTACCAGTGATTCATCGTGAACTACTGATCCCTTACCCTTAAACTTCTTAGAAAAACCAGCGACATGataaattttggaatgagaaaatataaaatttcagATTACTTGTTGAATGACTGCCTAATATTTTCTAGCGGGAATGGACTCTGCTTCTTGATTATTAGAGACGAATCATGCAAATGATGGACTAGAATTACATGTTTCATACCGTACGGTTTCATCCAGATCCTACTCATCCCCAACAGAACCATTTCGTAGAATGCAACTTGAAAAATTTCAGTTCACATATTCTTCTTTGTGCATGATCAAACGTGTATTAACCAAGTTTACCAGACGCGTTGGACTTAACCAAGAGGGTCTGGTAGGCATTTTACCTGTGTGAATTCCTCAGGGTCTTATTAACCCAGCTATGTAGTTTAGCTAGTTCTATTTACGTTGTTATATATCTATTGTATCCGATTGGGAAACTAAAAGGAAACTGTGGATACTTATCTTGCGTATCCGATATGTGTTGAAAGGGTATCTGTAACTTTGCTTCATAGCTCAATGTACATTTCTGTAAAAGAAGTACTTCTTGCCTTCatgcataaaaaacagaaaaatacaaaaaaaaaaaaaaaaaaaggatgatcACAACCTAATGAAATAAGCCTTAACATTATCAAAACTAAACCCTTACACTAATtccatttcctcctcctcctcctcctcctcgaaATCTAACATTGCATCACTAGAATCATGAATTCCTTCATTAAGCAAAACTAGGCTCTCAGTGTAATTTATCACATCATGCACTCCATCCACTCCAATCTCCTTAATTTCTTGCCTTTCCATGTCATACGAGTACAATTCCTCATTGTTCAACCTGCCAAAAAGAATTTCACCCTCCTTTAGAGACGGTAAAGGGTATGATAAACTCTCAATAGTATGTAGTCTTATGGTATGCAACTTAGTCCAAAACTCTGCAACACCATAGTCCTCCAACACCCACAAGTCCCATGATACAACGCCCTCTATTATTTTGCAGTTGACAAAATAAGCAAGTTTTTCGCCTACTACGGAAAGAAATTCACACAGGTGGCTGGTGGGAAGGGGAAGGTCATATCCAGGGATCGGTATCTCTTTGAAAACCTCATCCTCCATATGGAATCCAATTATCAAAATTGAGTAAATCGGATTGCCACTCTTTTTTCGTGCTATCCAATGGACAGCTCCGTTAACAGACGCAGGGCGGCAATGATTTGTCATGACACATCGAACGCCATCACCTATCCACGTCCTCCAAGAATTTGTGCTCAGAGTGTAGATCTCGACTTTTGGAGAGCCTTGGACCTTGTCGTGAATAAGTCGAACGACCTTATAATCATTAGCTCGGGGGACGAACGAGAACCCGTGAGCTAGTTCGTAAGAGGAACGAGATTGGAAGCGAGGCTTCGGCAGGATCTTGAATTTCTTGATTGAAGGATTCCATAAGAGAAGGACACGAGAATATCCCAATCTCGCTCGGTTACTCATAAAGAGGCAGAGTAGGCCATTACAAGAACCAATGATCATGTAGGGCCATCCCTCGATGATATTTGGAACTTTGAGTTGCTTCTGCTCCGTGAATGTTTTGCAACAATATAATGAATAAAAATGTTTGTCACCAAAAACTACTTTATAGGACTTGAGGAGAGAAAACAACGATTGTCGATACCGGTAGAACAACCTTGCCGGTTGATAAGAAGTTGGTTGTTGATGAAGAAAGGGTCGGCAATTAGGGAGCGCCATGATTTGCAGACGCACATGCAGTGCCTCAGTGATTCGACAGGGAGTCTTATGAGGATATCGGTCACGGTTTCCATGGGCAAGCTCGCGAACTCTGACATGTCTTGGTTGAGGTTTTAACTAGTGGCCGTTATGCTATGGATTGGCTGGTTCCTGATACGTATGGGTTATATGTACCTATGGATCACACACTAAAACTGCGACGAACTCCTGCAATAGAGTGAGGATCGAGTTTCTTCCTCAATTTTACGGTGCATGCAAAAGCTCGAATTGCCCTTAAATGATAGAGAAGGAGAACTATTGAGAGAGAGTTTCTTGGAACTCTTTTTGATCTTTTTGTTTATCTCTTGTGTGTGTATTATGAATATTCTGTATGAATTATATAGAGAgaagggaaagtcttcaatacacacccctttaaggtgtgtaccatatgcacctattgtgtggttcatattgtgccacctcataaaaaattacttgtaggaccggtcattcataacattttatttcgtatcgtaacttttatactaaaaattcgtaacttttcaacaatatgattcgtaacttttttgcaatagattcgtaacattttgggattcataacattttggtgtattttaataagggtgtatatgatacacacccaaataaagggtgtgtattgtagcacttcccgaGAGAGAAAGAATCCTGAATGTTTTAGAAGTCTCTAATCCTAGGGTTACTTTAATCTCTTTTATCTTATCTCCAAGATAAGACATGACTCTCTAATATATGGGTCAACGCATAATGCCCATATGGGCAACCCGATTTGGTCCTGGACCCGGCCCCAAATTCCAACACACGCATACATGGAGTATATAGGAGTAGTACACGAGAAGGCAAAACATTAATTTGTGTGATGTCTTGGGTTGAACTGGTCAAGAATTTTAGATTCTTTAGGAGTTGTATTTTTCTCctcctatttttatttttattttttagtggtGGAGAGTCGTTAATTGactatgtttttttatttttaacacgaAGAAATTGAATATGCATATTGTTTGAAGTGCTTAGTTATTATGCCCCCATCCATGATGTCACCACTACTTGTGTTCATATCCTGAAACTGCATTGTTTTTCTATTATACCCCTAGTAATATATTAACATCTACAAAATTATTGAGTGCCCCATACTCCTTTTTCACTGTACATGTATGGCGGGATCCAAGACAAAGTACATGAAACCCACTATAATGTGCGAAAGAAAATGAGCCCGAGGCGCTGAATTATCACTCCTGTGAGTGGACAATGAGTCACAATATTGCTgcttctttttggttttgagtGGTTGATCTTCcgttgtcttttatttttttcaataattttttttttcaatcttttgaCAAGAATAAAACCTTAATATTTGAAGAATGGGACCTTAAAAAATGATACTATTACGTAATATGGCCGGCTTTTGAcaataaagaaaatgaattgGATCTTCTCAGATTTTTCATTTAGACCGGAGGGGACTGTTTTTAAAGTATTTGGATCCTACATTATTgcaatcaatggtttggatATGCTAATAGACTATTAAATCATTAATTATGCCCATGTATATATGGTCGAGATTTGGATTGTTCTGTCAAGTCCAAAACTTTAACCAGAGAGAATCCGATCCCGTAAGAAAAAGTTTTGAAGTTGTGCTACTATCTGTATAACATTGCGCAGAGAACCTTCAAACACCCACCAAATTTGACCCTTGATCACCTGGTCCCCGATTGTTGCTGCGGGCAACCCCAATTGCTGGTTTCTATTGATACTACGTATTTTCGTCAAAAGATCTCCGGTTTTTTTTTCTGGTGAATGAAACGGAAGTGCAAGTATGATATTCTGTTACTTCTGTCAGAGAATATTACCCCGTCACACTGCACCAGTAAAAGATCTCTTACCCTCCCTCTTCAACATCTCAAGCAAGAAATCAACCCAAGTGTCAATGGGCCCAGGCAAGCACCAGTGCACATAGTCATTATACATGGTCAGCTTGCGCGCATACAAATCCTTTTTATAGCTGATGGACTAGCCTataattgcatatttttgataACTTAGATGTATGGGTTAACTTACGCGCACCTAGACTAATCTCGAGGAACAAATTCTACGAGTATTTTAGTAAAGCTATAGGTACATATGAGATTGtacatatggattttgtgggGGCCCACCTCGTGTTCCACAAACATGATTCGAATtggtcattatttttaaaacatttttttataaagccctgtaaaaaatctgCTCAACCTGATATcaataaggattttttctgaatttgtaggagCAAAACTGAGCAGTTAAGTTGTTTCGCCGCCccaattccaaaaataaatccttaccgatattgggttgagtgattttttacagggttccataaaaaaaatattttaaaaataataagcggTTCAACTCATCTTTGTGGGCctgaggtgggccccacaaaacccATATGTACATCGTATGTACAATCTCATATGTACCCTATAGCCTTTATTGAAATTCTACTTTCCACTTGCGAAAACACATTCTCGTTAGCTCATGTATTTTCGCAATTTTGATCTTGGAAGGATCAAGGGTTGGTGTTGTCACCACACCTTGCAAGGaatggaaaaattattgggtggCCCATAATCCTTTTTCACTTTAAATATTTCTATAAATGAAACGGTAAAAAGTTTATTAGTAAGAAACTTGATAAAGGATACATCAAATCAGGGAAAAGAACAGAGAAATCCAATCAAAGGTTGAATGTGCAAACAAGAAACACCCGAATAAAACAGAGGGCAAAATTAAACCcaacaacaaaatcaacccATTAGTACTTCCCTTACACTTGAAGAAATCCATTGCATCACTAGCAGAATCAGGCATTGGTTCATTAAGCAAAAGAAGGCTCTCTGTGTAATTTATCACTTCAAACTGCATTCCATAATCCACTTCAATCTGCTTAACTTCTTGCTTTCCCAGGTCAAACGAGTACAGTTCCTTTTTTGTAAACCCACTAAAAAGAACTTCACCCTCCTTTGGAGGCTGCAGAGGGTGTAGGACACTCTCAATAGTATGTGATCTTATGCTATGCAACTTAGTCCAAAACTCTGCAACACCGTAGTCCTCCAACACCCACAAGTCCCATGATACACCACCCTCTGATGTGCGCTTGACAAAATAAGCAAGTTTTTCACTTGCAACGAAAAGCTCTCCATTCGGGAAGATGATGGGACGAAAAGGGCCATATCTAGGGCACGGTATCACTCTGAAAACCTCATCCTCCATGTGGAATGCAAGTACCGAACAAATCGGATTTCTCCAACTAACGAGTGCTATCCAATGGACAGCTCCGTTAATGAACGTAGGGCGGATACCATCTGTCAAGGTATATCCAACGCCATCACCAGTCCACGTCCTCCAACAGTTTGTGCTCAGAGTGTAAATCTCAACTTTTGGGGAATCTTTGACTTGGTTGTGGATAAGTCGCACGACCTTGTAATCGTTGGCTCGAGGGATGAACGAGAACCCGTGAGCTTGTTCGTGAGAGAAACCAGCCGGGAATTGAGGCCTCGGGAGGACCTTGACTTTATTGATTGAAGGATTCCATAAGACAAGTGCTTGATAATATGCCGACCTCAATTCGTTTATCATAAAGAGGCAGATTAGGCCATTACAAGAATCAATGACCGTGTGATGCCATGACCCGATGACATCGGGAACTTCAAGTTGCTTCTGCT
Proteins encoded in this region:
- the LOC131301933 gene encoding CBL-interacting serine/threonine-protein kinase 14-like; amino-acid sequence: MDDHGNVREKILFGKYELGKLLGQGAYAKVYHARNLKTGQSVAIKAMSLENVLKRGLTEHVKREISIMHRLHHPHIVHILEVLATKTKIYFVLEFAKGGELWTKVKGRRLSEDVSRKYFQQLISALGYCHSRGVFHRDLKGENLLLDENLNLKVTDFGLSAVTAQIQPDGLLHTLCGTPAYLAPEILANKGYDGAKVDIWSCGIILYALNAGYFPFSDRNIIMLYRKIFKGEFRCPEWMSPELKRLLHRLLDSNPNTRITVDQIIDDPWFKKGYRHIQTSSDDLFGLEDYDDSNKQYDFLNAFDIISLSHGLDLSCLIDSPDCSVGVDRFVSAESPERIVRRIVEVAEAEEGRMTVVRKKDFAVQVVQGPNGDIVFTVDIHRLTDELVIVEIRRGENEDAPSLELWKDKLRTQLRTLV
- the LOC131301641 gene encoding F-box/kelch-repeat protein At3g06240-like encodes the protein MALPNCRPFLHQQPTSYQPARLFYRYRQSLFSLLKSYKVVFGDKHFYSLYCCKTFTEQKQLKVPNIIEGWPYMIIGSCNGLLCLFMSNRARLGYSRVLLLWNPSIKKFKILPKPRFQSRSSYELAHGFSFVPRANDYKVVRLIHDKVQGSPKVEIYTLSTNSWRTWIGDGVRCVMTNHCRPASVNGAVHWIARKKSGNPIYSILIIGFHMEDEVFKEIPIPGYDLPLPTSHLCEFLSVVGEKLAYFVNCKIIEGVVSWDLWVLEDYGVAEFWTKLHTIRLHTIESLSYPLPSLKEGEILFGRLNNEELYSYDMERQEIKEIGVDGVHDVINYTESLVLLNEGIHDSSDAMLDFEEEEEEEEMELV
- the LOC131301642 gene encoding F-box/kelch-repeat protein At3g23880-like; this encodes MSEFESLPRETMTDILIRLPVESLRLCMCVCKSWRSLIADPCFINNQLLINRQGCSTGINNRCFLLTFRNVCGDKLCYSLRCCETFTEQKQLEVPDVIGSWHHTVIDSCNGLICLFMINELRSAYYQALVLWNPSINKVKVLPRPQFPAGFSHEQAHGFSFIPRANDYKVVRLIHNQVKDSPKVEIYTLSTNCWRTWTGDGVGYTLTDGIRPTFINGAVHWIALVSWRNPICSVLAFHMEDEVFRVIPCPRYGPFRPIIFPNGELFVASEKLAYFVKRTSEGGVSWDLWVLEDYGVAEFWTKLHSIRSHTIESVLHPLQPPKEGEVLFSGFTKKELYSFDLGKQEVKQIEVDYGMQFEVINYTESLLLLNEPMPDSASDAMDFFKCKGSTNGLILLLGLILPSVLFGCFLFAHSTFDWISLFFSLI